The following DNA comes from Erigeron canadensis isolate Cc75 chromosome 3, C_canadensis_v1, whole genome shotgun sequence.
ACATTGGATGAAGTTGTGAGCCCATTCAGTTAATTTCGGAAACATTTCTTTTGTCATAATCTTAATTCCGGTAGCTTCTTCAATTGCTCCAAGCCAATAGGCCAAGAGATCGGCAGTGATGTCAATCAGGTTGATATTGTCACCTCCGAAAAACTTGTTACCTTTAAGTTCATTTTCTAGTATTTTCAGTTGCTCACACGCTTCTACAATAGCTTGTTCATCTCCATTGCTCTTAAAAGCCGTGAATGATAACGGTACAAGCTAAACAAACCAAATAGATAgcaatatatgtaattattagaTTAGTTATGGTGATACTATCACAGACATATATAGACAAGGGACCATTTATGTACTTTAGTTATAGTTTGAGGTTTTAACTGGCAATGAAGCGATATGTTTTAGTGGATCAGTCATGAACTGTGAAGTGTTAAATCGTGTTTTAGTCAGAGTCTCTTCTCCCttgaaataaaaagatttatccTAAATAAGGACATATTGAGGTCAAGTTTCTCTAAATATCTTGGTGATATCACATCTATACTAGTTTGGTCCCCACAAAAATATGTGATGTGCATATATCGGTAACAATTTGGATATATTATCGTGCGACAGAACAAAAAACCATTTTGTTAGTCTACCTAGTTGTATTCAGAGTGATCCATTAGTCAaagtattaattaaaaattaactaGCGGCCGGTATTCGTcaagtcaattttttttttttttaatgattgttAAATGCATATCATATAATATCGATATACCATGATTAATCATAAAATACGTTACACATGCATCAAAAATTAGAGACAACGATCGATATAATTAATTGACTACTATACCTTATCGTCGATGAATTTGGCCCAAAATCGTGCAACAGCTTTCTCGTATGGATCTTGAGGCAAAATCGGATATCCTTTATTCCAGACATCATCAATGTACTCGAGGATCACAAGTGACTCCGAAATTGGCTTTCCATTGTGCACCAACACAGGTACCTTCTTATGAACCGGATTATACTTTAAAAGGTCGGGACTCTTGTTGTTGATGTCTTCTTCGATGTTTTCGTATTTGATTCCTTTGAGACTCAAAGCAATTTTCACTCTGCAAACGAATGGACTTCCTCCGACCCCATACAACTTCACTTCGTCAGCCATTTTCCAACTagctatatgtatgtatatatatgattgattcagtgatacttaattaattattgagttatggttttagtttataaaagttGTTCAATGGAccatccatatatatactacttggGATACCGCCTTACGTTGGTGGAGCGTTGATGAGTATGAGATATATGATGTAATAACTTGTACGTTAAGCTCAATAAGATGTTCGAAATGTTTGAATTTTCAACACCATTAATAAATATGGCACTGGATCTGATATAGTAATTTGCTACAATTTTTTACCCTATATACATTAAACAATATACAAATGTATAACTTAAAATGCACTCcaataacttctttttttaaaattactaATTCTTACAAATACATTTTAATTGCCGTGGCGATCAAGATCGAAGTTTGTAgctagtttttaaaattttatttttaacaatagATTTCATTTAGAGAATATGTGAATATGATGTATTTAAATTTAGATATGAAACTAGCGCATCTTAGAATTTTATCCACAAAAAACATATACCTGAACTTAGATATCACTCTTGATCAATATCATATTTTTCGAgtgttattttaaataattatgtatatttattaattaattattaaatattagttTTTGATGGATTAAGAGTgtcaaaaataacatatattattattattatattattattataatattatcagTTATTATAATGTTGCAACAGACGAGTTAGATCTAGTTTttattaagtgaaactaaattaAGTTAATAAATTATAGTGAATGTTCGATATGAATGTTTAATTCATACTAAATTAagtcatattttaattaaatttatagaaGTTTTAGATGATGATTTCTGGTGGATTTACTTTTTAATTGATCTATTGTTggaaataatcataataatgttaaataatgatatatatttttagacaaacgaataaaataaaataaaccgaTTAACTTGGGGAAGGGGCTGAGGTGATCCTATAGCTACGTACGCACATACGTAAAAGGTAGACCAGCCTAATTGCATTAATTGTACCTCATTTATTGTCAGTTGTTATTCGATCTCATCCTCGATATTCATTTCTTTGTAATATAATACTAAgagtaataatatataaaagttacgACAACTTTGTGCAATATAAAGTTATTAAAGTGAGTGTTCGGAAATTCCCTATGAAGTGGAACTGTGGAAGCAATTAGCATTGTTGAAATCATTGGTTAGGGAGGTAATATATTGTAATAAATTCGTATTCTCGTGTGTTAACAACCTAACAAATGTCTTGTTTTGTTTGTTCGTATCGTGAAATCACCGAGAAGGCGAGAAAGGATAAAAGTCACTTGTCCTTATAATCATTACAtgaatttttcatattaaaaacgaataaaaacaagaaatcgttttataaaacaatatattgcTGGATATTTTAGCCATTTAACTGGATTACATCACATAAGTTCAGATGTGTGGAGTGTACATTTGATTAAGTTTGTTAAAGATAGAGCACCCCGATAACAGAGTTATTAATGATGTAGTTGTAATAACGTAAAATTGTGCACTGTATAACCATACATGTTGTAACGTGTGCACAATTTAATTGCATATTTTTAACGTCTGCAGGGATCATTTCTTGAAATTTATAGCCTTAATTAGCCAATATATAATTGAATAGATCTAAACTATATCATATATTTGCGCCTTTGCGGGGAAGGAAGAATGAGATGGTCCAAAATCTTACGTATGCACATGCGTACAACATAGATGATCCATAAATAGTACACCTTTTACCAACTTTTTATGAAACAATATACTATTacataaaatctttttaattagtAATGTAACTTTCACGGTAAACTATAAATCAAAAGAACATTAAGAACAGCTACTATCGTGATTTTTTGAGAAGGTTGGtaactcaaaatatatatatatatatatatatatatatatatatataaagtaatcgAAAATGTCATGAGTCATGACTTGCTTCAACCTTGTCAACCTTAAATCACAAAATTCACAACTCTCACATGACATCTAGTCTCTATAACATAACTTTAGATCTATTATTTTTATAGTATAATTACTTATAAACTGTCTGTTCAATCAACTGAGACGAATGGAGAACGAGAAAAACATAGATCGAATGGGGACATATGGGGTGTTTCTGGATTTTTGGACGATTTCCTTATCGGTAAGGCTTCGATGAAATGGTATTAACTATTTGCTCCAATGCATACTTTGAATCTTTTCTGGAATTTGATAATGTCGATCTTAAtggatgtatatatgtaacCTGTAATAAAAACCTTGCATACTCTATAAGTCTATATATCCGAAATGCTCAACATCAAAGTTGTTACACGGAGGAGGATCCAACAGTGTAAAAGGGGGCTAGCTGATGAACCCAACCAACTCAAGCCCAATATCACTATTTTTGATAACTTACTTAGAACGACCCCAACCCAAAATTCAAAATGAACCCAGCCCAACTAAACAAACTCATgatttttggaaaaagaaattgtagAATCAcaattaattatttaagaaaGAACGTGATCACGTGGGTGTATTGCTGTCTTAGCTCCGAGATAAGATTTAAAATCAAGGATTAAGATTTAATGATGACTTTTTAATCTTAAAagttgattttaatccaatggttaaaATCCCATAAAATTACCTATAAAGTTCATTTGAACTTGAAAGGATCTCAATCCAATTTTATGCCATTGTTTTTAAACAACGAGTTATTATTTaatagttagcattcgagatacaacacagtgacatccaattagGTAGTATGTGGAGCTCGAACCATGCATGTATCAGACACAAGACTCTCGAATACCCTCCTAATAATCCAATATTTTGGTGTTGATTTTCCTATTGATTTAAGGCTGTTTAGGCGAGGTTTTGATGTcatttgtattttgattttgttgttgtttgaatGATGATTTTGGTGTTGTTTTTATTGCTAATTTAAGGCTGTTTAGGTGAAGCTGTTGGATTAAGGAAAAAAATTTTCACCCCACCATCACAATTTTCTGGATCCGCCACTATTGTTGCATATATAGTAAATGTTATAACGCAACATCAGCATATATGACTATATCATGAGATGCTTAAAAACATCAATTATAGAGATGGTTGCACACACAAGCTTCAACTATGATAAAAACACAAAGTGATTCTTATTGCAACATCAATGGATGTTATACATGAAAACCATAGCTCGATCTAACAAACATATGTTATGTTTCTTATTGTAATTAGTCCATCTTTCTTATTGTAATTGTACTCTTTTGTTTATGTTTCGGCATCTTGCCAAAGcattgtattattattaatattaactaGCACGTTACCTGCGAAATGAGGCGGTGGTCGTTacaatgccgttgtagtggggggccgagtgttggtggtggagacggcgtcgagtggtgtgaataattgatgtaaatggttaatgaaaatatattaaagaataaaggattggtagtgtaaattaatcattaatgttatggggtagtgtgttgaaatattttaaggggtgctaagtaaaaatattacatattttcaacactttcataaataaaaggggctatttcttttataatacaGTATAAATActaaagttgttaaaaaaaaaaaacaagcataTGTTATGACTTTATGACCTTCAATCCTGAACTATTATCACTCCTTACCAAATCGCTTTCTGAAAAATGAAAGGAGATTTTCTCTTTGAGGTAAGATTTTCTTGACGACAGGATAGTTGACAAAGTTGTCAGCCCATTCGGTTAGTTTTGGGAATTAAACTTGTCTTTGGTGACAACCTTTAGACCGGCTGTTTAACGACTCCAATCCAATAACTTATGAAACAACCAGCAATATAAACTAGGT
Coding sequences within:
- the LOC122590455 gene encoding glutathione S-transferase U8-like encodes the protein MADEVKLYGVGGSPFVCRVKIALSLKGIKYENIEEDINNKSPDLLKYNPVHKKVPVLVHNGKPISESLVILEYIDDVWNKGYPILPQDPYEKAVARFWAKFIDDKLVPLSFTAFKSNGDEQAIVEACEQLKILENELKGNKFFGGDNINLIDITADLLAYWLGAIEEATGIKIMTKEMFPKLTEWAHNFIQCEVVKEILPPRAHLIAHFKKRFGKST